Below is a genomic region from Verrucomicrobiota bacterium.
AAGCTTGATTTGCACGCCCTCGCGTTTGGCGACGTCGGAAACGCCGTTATCGATCCGCGTGTGGAAACCGAGAATGATGGCCCTGGAAGCCGAAGCGAGGAGAACATCCGATTCCGTGACGGTGCCGACCGCGCTATGAATGATCTCCAGTGACACCTTAGACGATTCAATCTTCCTCAAAGCCTCGACGATGGCCTCCACGGATCCCTGAGTGTCGGCCTTCACCACGACTTTGAGCACTTTGGAGGTTTCGGCGGCGAGCGTATCGAAAAGATTCTCCAGCGTCATTTTCGGCCGGCGCTCCTTGTCCTGGCTGCGTTCGGCTTCCGCACGCTCCTCGGCCAGGGTTCGAGCGGACTTCTCATTCTCGACCACGCTGAACTCAAGTCCGGCTTCCGGCACGCCGTTCAATCCGAGCAATTTCACGGCTACAGAAGGTCCGGCCTCCTTCAAGCGTTTGCCCTCCTCGTTGATTAACGCTCTGACTTTGCCATAGAACTGGCCGCAAATGACGGTCTCTCCCACCCGAAGCGTTCCTTTTCTCACAAGCACGGTTGCGGTGGGACCGCCGGGTTCGAGGCCGGATTCAATGACGTTGCCTTTGGCGCGCCGATTTGGATTGGCCTTCAGTTCCAGAAGATCAGCTTGAAAAACGATCATCTCGAGGAGCTTGTCAACTCCTTTGCCAGTCAAGGCCGAGAGATCGCAAAAGATCGTGTCGCCGCCCCACTCGTCCGAGACCAGCCCCTTTTCCTGCAACTGCTGGCGAGGCTTGAGCACATTCGCGTTGGGATGGTCGCACTTGTTGACCGCAACCAAGATAGGAACCTTAGCCTCGCGGGCGTGACTCAGAGCCTCGAGTGTCTGGGGCATGACGCCATCGTTAGCGGCGACGACGAGCACGACGATATCCGTGACATTCGCGCCCCGGGCGCGCATGGAGCTGAAGGCAGCATGTCCGGGAGTATCCAGAAAGGTGATCTGCTTCATCTCCTTCGGGCGCTCAGGATGTGGGATTAAAATCGTGTAGGCGCCGATGTGCTGGGTGATGCCGCCCGCTTCACCGGCGGCCACGTTCGTTTTCCGAATCATGTCCAACAATGTCGTCTTGCCATGATCGACATGCCCCATGATCGTGACGACGGGAGGACGCGAAACCAGATCTTCCGGTTTGTCATCGACATCCAGTTCGACCTTCTTGACCGGCGCATGAACGACTCCGGCGCCGCGCTCCCGCTTTTCGACTTCAAACCGGTAGCCGTACTTGGCGCACAGACGCTGGGCGTAGATTTCATCAATCGCCTGATTGACCGTGGCGAACACATTCCACTGCATCAAATCGCCGATCAGTTGGAACGGCTTCTTCTTTAGTTGCTCGGCCAAATCGCGGACGATGATCGGCGGCTTCAGTGTGATCAATTCCCCCGTCGTCGGTGGAACGAATTTCGGCTCACTGGCGGGAGGCGCTTTCGGTTGCTCAGTTCGCTGGGTTACGGGAACGGAAGGCCGGACTCCAGGACCGCCCGGCTGCCGGACTATGGGGGACTGAACGCCGCGCGAAGGGCGAAGCTCCGGTCTATCCCGTCCCGTGTCGAGCCGATTTGTCGGGCGCGGGGAAAGTTTCGGAACCGGCGAACGTTCTGGAGCCTTTGGCGGAAGTTTGATGAACCCCACTTTGTCGCCAATTCGAGGTGCGGGCGGAGAAGGCGGCGGCTGTGGAGCTTCAGCCACCGGTGGAGGCACACTTTCCGCCGGCACGATTTCGACTCCCTTCGACAGGGCTTCTGTTTCGACAGGCTTCAGAACGTCCACAGCGATCGCGGGAGCTTGAAGCATGACTGGCGCCTCAGTTGCCTGAGCGAGCGCAGGCACGACAGCGGGTGAGACGACCACGGCTGGCGGCGGCGGTTCCGGGGGAGGAGGAGCAGCGACAATTATGACGGGCTCAGGCTGGACAACTGGCGCAGGTGCAGGAGGAGGGGCAGCAGGCCGACCGATCTGCTGCTCGAGATATTCGGCAGTGATCTTATCGAGGGAGCTGGAAGGAACCTTGGCGGTGGTTATGCCCAGAGCTCTGGCCTTGGCAAGGACTTCCTTGCTTTCGATACCGAGCTTCTTTGCAATGTCGTAAATACGAACGGGCATAATCTCTTCTCTGCGCCTGCATGAGCCAAAAAGTCTTCATGCGCCTAACATGACGACGATGGCCTTCCAAAAGTCCATTCTGATTCCTACGCAACCGACGTTTCGCCTACGCTGTGAACCCGCCGCGCGGCCTCGGCTTTCACGGCCTCAACAATAGCCTCAGCCTGCTCCGCCAGTTCCGGGATTTCCAGCAAGTCGCTCACCTCAGCTTGGAGCAAATCTTCCAGGCTCTTCAAGCCATGGTGCACAAGCACGTCGGCCTGCTCTCGAGTAAGGCCGGGAATCGAGGCGACGGCTTCGACGGCTTGAGCGACTTTTTCCTCGAAACCCATCGTCACGACCGGTTCAGCTTCGATGTCCACGTGCCAGCCAGTAAGC
It encodes:
- the infB gene encoding translation initiation factor IF-2, with the protein product MPVRIYDIAKKLGIESKEVLAKARALGITTAKVPSSSLDKITAEYLEQQIGRPAAPPPAPAPVVQPEPVIIVAAPPPPEPPPPAVVVSPAVVPALAQATEAPVMLQAPAIAVDVLKPVETEALSKGVEIVPAESVPPPVAEAPQPPPSPPAPRIGDKVGFIKLPPKAPERSPVPKLSPRPTNRLDTGRDRPELRPSRGVQSPIVRQPGGPGVRPSVPVTQRTEQPKAPPASEPKFVPPTTGELITLKPPIIVRDLAEQLKKKPFQLIGDLMQWNVFATVNQAIDEIYAQRLCAKYGYRFEVEKRERGAGVVHAPVKKVELDVDDKPEDLVSRPPVVTIMGHVDHGKTTLLDMIRKTNVAAGEAGGITQHIGAYTILIPHPERPKEMKQITFLDTPGHAAFSSMRARGANVTDIVVLVVAANDGVMPQTLEALSHAREAKVPILVAVNKCDHPNANVLKPRQQLQEKGLVSDEWGGDTIFCDLSALTGKGVDKLLEMIVFQADLLELKANPNRRAKGNVIESGLEPGGPTATVLVRKGTLRVGETVICGQFYGKVRALINEEGKRLKEAGPSVAVKLLGLNGVPEAGLEFSVVENEKSARTLAEERAEAERSQDKERRPKMTLENLFDTLAAETSKVLKVVVKADTQGSVEAIVEALRKIESSKVSLEIIHSAVGTVTESDVLLASASRAIILGFHTRIDNGVSDVAKREGVQIKLYAIIYELIDQVKEAMAGLLDPLVKEVVIGAADVRKIFTLSKGGNVAGCVVANGRIVKGKVRVKRRNNLVYEGVTQSLRRFQDEVNEVRAGMECGIRLDGYNDFQAGDVIESYTFEKVPQKL